In Arachis hypogaea cultivar Tifrunner chromosome 2, arahy.Tifrunner.gnm2.J5K5, whole genome shotgun sequence, a genomic segment contains:
- the LOC112749732 gene encoding uncharacterized protein — translation MKVTPIFKKIMVTKKITFSSHTEIKDYFDLGDPISICQECGVLMWYDERNQKNRNYIIPEFSLCCSLGKVQLPFLTEPPEVLKELLYDYGSKHYKNFQNNIKAYNQMFAFTSSAGKVDSSINKGHRSAPTVNKISGENIYYIGSLMPMPSNLGQQHKDSQVLIQNM, via the exons ATGAAAGTAACACCGATTTTCAAGAAG ATAATGGTTACCAAGAAAATAACTTTCAGTTCACATACGGAGATAAAAG ATTATTTTGATTTGGGTGATCCAATTTCAATTTGTCAAGAGTGTGGTGTTTTAATGTGGTATGATGAAAGAAatcaaaaaaatagaaattatatCATTCCAGAGTTTAGTCTATGCTGCAGTCTAGGAAAAGTGCAATTGCCTTTTCTAACCGAGCCTCCTGAAGTTCTAAAAGAGTTACTTTATGACTATGGTTCAAAGCATTAcaagaattttcaaaataatatcaAAGCATATAATCAAATGTTTGCATTTACTTCTTCTGCTGGAAAGGTGGACTCATCTATAAACAAAGGCCATAGAAGTGCTCCAACGGTCAACAAGATTAGTGgagaaaatatttattatattggtAGTTTAATGCCTATGCCCAGTAATTTG GGTCAACAGCATAAAGATTCGCAAGTTCTAATACAGAACATGTAA